The following proteins are co-located in the Atribacterota bacterium genome:
- a CDS encoding NAD(P)H-hydrate dehydratase: MKIARVSEMQKMDREAIQKYKISDELLMENAGLAVYYAIAKEFNILENHFFIFCGSGNNGGDGLVVARKLHSCGAYVKICLLDNPEKFKGVAQKNWQIIEKLPLPIFLTPSETELNSLIMPNDIIIDAIFGTGLTRDISGYHYQIIQLINEKNNRIISVDIPSGINGNTGDVNGIAIKADYTITFGLPKVGNILYPGYHYGGTLLVSHISFPPELYDNDQLNIHINTSLILPERQPDGHKGTFGHALFIAGAPNYYGAPYFASLSFLKAGGGYSRLAAPSSLIPYISNKASEVVFLPQKETDVGTIDLTAFNELVQWSEKMDIVIIGPGLSLQEETQALIKKLIIEIKKPLLIDGDGITALSQDISILNTRQYPTILTPHLGEMSGLIKESVSKIKKELLRLVEEFCKKYSSILVVKGAHSLIGLPSGEIYINMTGNSGMATAGAGDVLTGTIAAMFTLGLPIESAVREGVLVHGLAGDLAACAKGPDGITAQDILNHLPPAVKIIREEKNKDKQYIFTGINTI, from the coding sequence ATGAAAATTGCCCGAGTATCAGAAATGCAAAAGATGGATCGGGAAGCAATCCAGAAATATAAGATAAGCGATGAACTATTAATGGAAAACGCTGGATTGGCTGTTTATTATGCTATAGCAAAAGAATTTAATATCCTGGAGAATCATTTTTTTATTTTCTGCGGAAGTGGTAACAATGGTGGAGATGGACTGGTAGTAGCCAGAAAACTACATTCCTGTGGCGCTTATGTCAAGATCTGTTTGCTGGATAATCCAGAAAAGTTTAAAGGTGTGGCACAAAAAAACTGGCAGATAATTGAAAAATTACCTCTTCCCATCTTTCTTACCCCTTCTGAGACAGAATTAAATTCATTAATTATGCCCAATGACATTATTATTGATGCCATATTTGGAACTGGTTTAACCAGAGATATTTCGGGATACCACTATCAAATTATTCAATTAATAAATGAAAAGAATAACCGGATTATCAGTGTAGACATTCCTTCCGGTATAAATGGTAACACTGGTGATGTTAATGGCATTGCCATAAAAGCAGACTATACCATAACCTTTGGCTTACCCAAGGTAGGAAACATACTCTATCCTGGTTATCACTATGGAGGAACACTTTTAGTAAGCCATATCTCTTTCCCCCCTGAATTATATGATAATGACCAACTGAATATCCATATAAATACATCCTTGATACTTCCAGAGCGACAACCTGATGGACATAAAGGCACCTTTGGCCATGCTCTCTTTATTGCTGGCGCACCAAACTATTATGGTGCTCCTTATTTTGCTTCCCTGTCCTTCCTTAAAGCAGGAGGTGGTTATTCTCGTCTGGCAGCTCCCTCTTCTCTCATTCCCTATATCAGCAACAAAGCAAGTGAAGTGGTATTCCTGCCTCAAAAAGAAACGGATGTCGGAACAATTGATTTAACTGCCTTTAATGAACTGGTGCAATGGTCAGAAAAAATGGATATTGTTATTATAGGACCAGGCTTATCCTTACAAGAAGAAACACAAGCATTGATTAAAAAGTTAATTATCGAGATAAAAAAACCGTTGCTCATTGATGGTGATGGAATTACTGCTTTGAGCCAGGATATCTCTATCTTAAATACACGTCAGTATCCAACTATATTAACTCCTCATCTTGGTGAAATGTCTGGCTTAATTAAGGAATCTGTTTCCAAAATAAAAAAAGAACTCCTCAGGTTAGTGGAAGAATTTTGTAAGAAGTATAGTTCTATTCTGGTAGTGAAAGGAGCCCATTCGCTAATTGGTCTACCCTCTGGTGAAATATATATCAATATGACCGGAAATAGCGGCATGGCTACTGCCGGTGCAGGTGATGTATTGACCGGTACCATAGCGGCAATGTTCACTCTGGGATTACCGATAGAATCAGCAGTAAGAGAAGGTGTCTTAGTTCATGGTTTAGCCGGGGATTTAGCTGCTTGCGCAAAGGGACCAGATGGAATTACCGCTCAGGATATTCTAAACCATCTGCCTCCAGCAGTGAAGATAATTCGGGAAGAGAAAAATAAAGACAAGCAGTATATATTTACTGGAATAAATACTATTTAA
- a CDS encoding toast rack family protein: MKKHDWSPSILLILTIMMSIALLFLNGCWDTGDLVSETIVVDLMEAQKVDATIAVYKGNLNIHGLNQSPLLLSHFSYNLESWIPQINYVVENGIGNLKIIQDSEKDIFAPLVNNWSLLFNKTIPLSLDVIMGSGENHLDLSSINLTDLKAALGTGDTIIDLTGDYQDDITINIFGGIGHTTLNLPRDAGIRIWIKGALSRIRCDGFDRINNYYYNSVFDLTEKKIYVTIIIGIGFIDVNLI, from the coding sequence ATGAAAAAGCATGATTGGTCTCCCTCTATTTTACTAATATTAACAATAATGATGAGCATTGCTTTGCTATTTCTCAATGGTTGTTGGGATACAGGAGACTTGGTTTCTGAAACAATTGTTGTTGATTTAATGGAAGCTCAAAAGGTTGATGCTACCATTGCAGTCTATAAGGGAAATCTTAATATTCATGGATTAAACCAATCACCTTTACTTCTTTCTCATTTTTCCTATAACTTAGAAAGTTGGATTCCCCAGATTAATTATGTGGTGGAAAACGGGATAGGGAATTTAAAAATAATTCAGGATAGCGAAAAAGATATTTTTGCCCCCCTGGTGAATAATTGGTCTTTGCTATTTAATAAGACGATTCCTCTGTCATTGGATGTGATTATGGGTAGCGGAGAAAATCATCTTGACTTGAGTTCTATAAACTTAACTGATTTAAAAGCTGCTTTGGGTACTGGAGATACTATTATTGATCTGACAGGAGATTATCAGGATGATATAACTATTAACATTTTCGGTGGAATTGGTCATACTACACTTAACCTACCTCGTGATGCTGGGATACGGATCTGGATTAAAGGAGCATTAAGTAGGATAAGATGTGATGGCTTTGACCGAATCAATAATTATTATTATAATTCAGTCTTTGATTTAACAGAGAAGAAAATATATGTTACTATCATAATTGGAATAGGTTTTATTGACGTTAATTTGATATAA
- the pepF gene encoding oligoendopeptidase F: MAKASNKKSKIIPRSQISDKFRWDIDSLYEKDEQWQKDCLKIEELLSKLLALKPNFTREVDSFLKCLQLKDKISTLLQKIYTYAHMRKDEDNNNNIYQSFFYQASTLLVKAEESLSFIEPGILSLEQGKLKKWLQGNKQLKVYQHYLEDIYRKKEHILSPEEERIISRTGEMAQVFEYSFELLSYADLSFPKIRDKNGIITPITHSNFITLLRNKNREFRKKIFQGYYQTYQQHRNIYATLLAGSIKKDQFYSSIRKYKDSLEAALFKDNIPVKVYSNLLDLVHQNIHFLHKYMQLKCDYLDLDRLRMYDMYAPLIAETLTVDYPEAQNIILESLKPLGEVYLSIVKEGFRERWIDVYENEGKTSGAYSTGSYRSKPYILMNYQGTLEDVFTLTHELGHSVHSFLAHKDQPFIYSDISIFLAEIASTTNEVLLTYYLLSKLKNKREKIIILNHFLEQFRTTFFRQAMFAEFELLIHQAQEKGEALTADFLCQKYIDSNQFYYGENVIIDRAISMEWARIPHFFYHYYVYQYAIGFAVAIALTRKIIEDGSSVAARYLGFLKRGSSDYPISILKNTGIDPTSSGYLEDALSLFTGLLEQL, from the coding sequence ATGGCAAAAGCTTCCAACAAAAAAAGCAAAATAATACCCAGAAGCCAGATATCTGATAAGTTTCGCTGGGATATTGATTCTCTTTATGAAAAAGATGAGCAATGGCAAAAGGATTGTCTAAAAATAGAAGAATTACTTAGTAAACTATTAGCATTAAAACCTAATTTTACCCGGGAAGTAGATTCATTTCTTAAATGTCTGCAATTGAAGGATAAAATTTCTACATTACTTCAAAAAATATATACCTATGCTCATATGCGTAAGGATGAAGATAATAATAATAATATTTACCAGTCATTTTTTTATCAAGCCTCCACTCTGTTAGTTAAAGCAGAGGAAAGCCTTTCTTTTATCGAACCGGGGATTCTATCCTTAGAACAGGGTAAGTTAAAAAAATGGTTACAGGGGAATAAACAGTTAAAAGTTTATCAACACTACCTGGAAGATATTTACAGAAAGAAAGAGCATATACTTTCTCCGGAGGAAGAACGAATTATTTCACGTACGGGAGAAATGGCACAGGTTTTTGAATATTCCTTTGAATTACTTAGTTATGCTGATCTTAGTTTTCCCAAAATAAGAGATAAAAATGGTATAATAACTCCTATTACCCATAGTAATTTCATTACCCTGCTAAGAAATAAGAATAGGGAATTTCGTAAAAAAATATTTCAGGGATACTATCAGACATACCAGCAACATCGCAATATTTATGCTACCTTGTTGGCAGGAAGCATTAAAAAAGATCAATTTTACAGCTCTATCAGAAAATATAAAGATAGTCTGGAGGCGGCTTTATTTAAAGATAATATACCAGTAAAGGTTTATTCTAATTTACTGGACCTTGTTCATCAAAATATTCATTTTTTACATAAATATATGCAATTAAAATGTGATTACCTAGATTTAGACAGATTGCGTATGTATGATATGTATGCACCCTTGATAGCAGAAACATTAACGGTGGATTATCCGGAAGCTCAGAATATCATTTTGGAAAGTCTCAAACCCTTGGGTGAAGTATATTTATCAATTGTAAAAGAAGGTTTTCGGGAGAGATGGATTGATGTGTATGAGAATGAAGGAAAGACCAGTGGTGCTTATTCTACCGGCAGTTATCGTAGTAAACCATATATTTTGATGAATTATCAGGGTACACTGGAAGATGTTTTTACCCTAACTCATGAATTAGGACATTCTGTGCATAGTTTTCTGGCTCATAAGGATCAGCCATTTATTTATAGTGATATTTCTATTTTTCTGGCAGAAATTGCCTCTACCACCAATGAAGTATTGCTAACCTATTATCTGTTGAGTAAGTTAAAAAATAAAAGAGAGAAGATTATTATCCTGAATCATTTCCTGGAACAGTTCAGGACTACTTTCTTTCGACAGGCAATGTTTGCCGAATTTGAACTCCTGATCCATCAAGCTCAGGAAAAAGGAGAAGCGCTAACTGCGGATTTTCTTTGTCAGAAATATATTGACTCGAATCAATTTTACTATGGAGAAAATGTTATAATAGATAGGGCAATAAGTATGGAATGGGCAAGAATACCACATTTCTTTTATCATTACTATGTCTATCAATATGCTATTGGTTTTGCTGTGGCTATTGCTCTTACCCGAAAAATAATTGAGGATGGTTCGTCTGTTGCGGCAAGATATCTTGGTTTTCTCAAAAGAGGAAGCTCTGATTACCCCATTTCCATTTTAAAAAATACTGGCATTGATCCGACCTCTTCTGGTTATCTGGAGGATGCTCTAAGCTTATTTACAGGGTTATTAGAACAGTTGTAA